CCAGAATGCTGAGCATCAGCCCGATCAGGGCCAGCAACAGGCCGCCGATAACGATCTTGCGCCCGTAGGTCATGACCCGGCGGCCAGCCCAATTCGCCGCCCAAGAGGACAGCAGCGCCGCCGGCACGCCGAACATGCCCGATTGCAGCGCCGTCATGCCCAGGCCTTCCTGGACGTATAGCGCCACCAGCACCCAGATGCTGGTCATGCCCAGAAAATACAAGGCCATGATCAGCACGCCATTGCTGAAGCTGGCCGTGGAAAAAATCTGTAGGTTGACCATGGGACTGCCGCCCTGATTGGCGGTGTGGCGCTCCCACCGGACCCAGCTTAGCGTCAGCAGTAGGCCCAGGGGCAACAGCAGCCAGGTCAGGGGGCTGCTGCGGGACTCGACGAAGGGATACAAGACCGACAGCACGGCCAGCCCCAGCAGCAGCGATCCGATCGGGTCCAGCGAACGCCAGCCCAGGCGTGCCGCAGCCTGGGAGTCCGGCGCGCCTGCCATGTCGGTGGCTTGATTGTTTTCTATTGCTTGGATGCGCGCAGGGGCAGGGCGCTGTCTGGGTAGCTGGATCAGCGGTCGTGGAAACCATTTGAATCCCAGGAAAATCACGACAAGTCCAATCGGGACGTTCACCAGAAAGGTCAGGCGCCAGCCGAGTTCCAGGCCGCCAATCTCGATCAGCAGCCCGCCCAGCACGGGTCCGATGGCGACGGAGAACCCCACCACCGTGCCGAGATAGCCAAAGGCGCGGCCGCGCTCCGCCCCGCGAAAATAGTGCTGAATCATGCCCAGGCCTTGCGGATTGAGCAGGCCCGAGCCTACGCCCTGAACAAAGCGGGCGCCATTCAGCCAGGTGGCATCCGGTGCCAGCCCCGCTGCAATGGACGAAAGTGTGAATAAGGCCACCCCGATCAGAAACAGCCCGCCGCGACCCATGAGATCGCCCGCCCGCCCGGCAGCCACCAGCACGACGCCGAAGGTCAGGGCATAGCCCGACAGCACCCACTGCATGTCGGCCTGGGAGGCTTGCAGGGCGGTATGGATGGAGGGCAGGGCGACGTTGACAATGCTGACCCCGATCAGAGACATGAAGATCGTGGTCAGCAAGATGACCAGAATGCGCCACCGACCGGGGTCCGGCCGGTAGTCGGAGGATGGCCGGGAGAGGGACGAGGAGGTCAATGGCTGGTGGACGAAGCCTTTTCTTGTTCCGCAATCTGGGCGTGCACCTGGGTCATGTCTACGTCCTTGATCTGGGTGATGAGCTCTTCGAGCTGCGAGGCGGCCAAGGCACCGGCCTGTTGGAACAACAGGACGTTTTCACGGAAGACCATCAGGGTCGGAATGGAGCGAATGCGCAAGGCAGAGGCCAGTTCCTGCTGTTCTTCGGTATTGATTTTGGCGAAGGTGACGTCGGGGTGCTTTTCAGCTGCGGCTTCGAAGGTGGGGGCAAATTGGCGGCACGGGCCGCACCAGGGTGCCCAGAGGTCGATGATCAGGGGCTTTTCGGCCTTGGTGGCTTCCTGGAAGGTGTCCTGGGTGAGTTCGATGATGCTCATGGCGTCTCCGGTCAGGGGGCAGCAAAATACCGCCCGAGTTTCAATTCACATGGGGGCAGTTTACCTGCAGTACAAGATGACGGATGAAAATCAGCCCTGACGCACCAGCCCGAAGCAGGCTGGTGCGTGCCCGGTTTTAATCGGGGAACAGGGCGTATTTGATGACGAACAGGATGGCGACCAGCAAAGTGGCCGGATGGATGTCGCGGAAGCGGCCCGAGAGGGCCTTGATGGCGACGTAGCTGATGAAGCCGAATGCCAGACCGTTGGCGATGGAGTAGGTCAGCGGCATGGCGACGGCGGTCATGGCGGCGGGGACGGATTCGGTGATGTCCTCCCATTGCACGTCGACCAGTTCGCGCAGCATCAGGCAGGCGACATACAGCAGGGCGGGGGCTGTGGCATAGGCCGGTACGATGGCGGCCAGGGGCGACAGGAACAGGGCCAGCAGGAACAGAACCGCAATCACCAGGGCGGTCAGGCCGGTGCGCCCGCCTGCCTGGACGCCGGAGGCGCTTTCGACGTAGGCGGTGGTGCTGCTGGTGCCCAGGAATGAGCCCGCCACGATGGCGCAGCTATCGGACAATAGGGCGCGGCCCAGGCGGCCAGGGTTGCCCGGACGCACCAGGCCTGCACGGGTGGCCACCCCGATCATGGTGCCGGTGGCGTCAAAGACCTCGACCAGCACAAACACCAGGATGATGTGGAAAAAGCCGGTATTCAGCACCCCCGCAATGTCGAGCTTGAAGAGGGTCGGGTCCAGGCTGGGTGGGGCGGAGAAAATCCCCTGATACTGGGTCAGTCCTAGGGAAGGTCTGAACAAGTCCCCTGGACCTGTCAGAATGTAGGTTGTTGAACGAGACCCAATCAGGAAGCCCCGATGAGCCAGTTGAGTTTTTCCGACGCCGAATTTGCAGGCAAGCGCAAAGTGACGCGCCGCGAGAAGTTCCTGGCCCAGATGGAACGGGCCGTTCCCTGGAAGGTCTTCGCCGACCTGGTCGAACCGCACTACCCGAAGGCCGGCAACGGCCGTAGGCCTTACCCGTTGGAAGTGATGCTGCGCATCCACTTCATGCAGCAGTGGTTCAACCTGTCGGACCCGGCGATGGAAGAGGCGCTGTACGACAGCACCTCGATACGCAATTTCGCCAAGCTCTCGCTCACGCGTGGCAGCATTCCTGACGAGACGACGATCCTGAACTTTCGTCATCTGCTGGAAAAACACGACATTGCAGCAGACGCACTGGAAGCGGTGAACTTGCTGTTGGCCGATCAGGGCATCACGGTACGCAAGGGCACGATCATCGATGCCACGATCATCGAAGCGCCCAGTTCTACGAAGAACGCCGCAGGCGCGCGGGATCCCGAGATGCATCAGACCAAGAAGGGCAATCAGTGGCACTTTGGCATGAAGGCCCACATTGGCGTGGACATGACCGGCCTGGTGCACACTGTGGTGGGCACGGCAGCCAATGTTCACGATGTCACGCAGGCCCATGCGCTGCTGCACGGTGAAGAAGAATTGGTGCTGGGCGATGCGGGCTACCGAGGAGTCCAGGATCGAGAGGAAAACCAGAGTCGCAACGTGCAGTGGCACATTGCCATGCGTCCGGGCAAACGCCGTGCGCTGGGCAAGAGCAACATGGGGCGGATGCTGGAGTCCTACGAACGAGCCAAGGCCAGCCTGCGCTCGCGGGTGGAGCATCCGTTTCGGGTGATCAAATGCCAGTTTGGATTTACCAAGGTGCGCTATCGGGGGCTGGCCAAGAACACGGCGCAGCTGAAGATGCTGTTTACGTTGGCAAACCTGTGGAAGGTGCGCCACCATTTGATGGCTACGGCGGGATAGGTGCGCCCGAAATGGGCGTAGAGGGCCCAAAACGGGCCTGTCAGGGCGGAAATCACCCTGATTCTGGCCTATTTTTGAGCAAAAGTTCTGCATTATGAAATTCAGGTCGATTGGGCTGGAAAAACAGATTCTGAAACCGGCTTGATCAGACCTTCCCTAGCATGATGGACAGCACGGTGATGACTAGAATGCCGATCAGGATGGCGCCGCGAATTTGCAAGGCCCCTAAGGCGGCAATCAGGAAGAAGCCCAGAATGGCCAGCAGGGTGCTGGATTGGGTCAGGTCGCCCAGGCCGACCATGGTGGCGGGGTTGGCGACGACGATGCCTGCGCTCTTGAGCGCAATAATGCCCAGGAATAAGCCGATACCGGCGGCGATGGCCGCCCGTAATGACGCGGGAATACCGGCCACCAGCCATTCTCGGGCCCCTGTGACGGTAAGGATGACGAATACCACCCCGGAAATAAACACCGCCCCTAGGGCTTGTTCCCAGGTGTAGCCCATTTGGGCGACGACGGTAAAGGCAAAAAATGCGTTCAGCCCCATGCCGGGGGCCATGCCGATGGGCCAGTTGGCCAGGAAGGCCATGATCAGCGAACCTAGCGCGGCGGCCACGCAGGTAGCGACAAAGACCGAGCCTTTGTCCATGCCGGTGCTGGACAGGATGTCCGGATTGACGAAGATGATGTAAGACATCGTCAGGAAGGTGGTCAGACCTGCAAGGATCTCGGTCCGTGTATCAGTACCGTGATCCTTGAGCTTGAATAGATTTTCCAGCATGTTGTCGCCCTCGGTGGTGGAATTGTTTTATTCACTACATATTATCGGAACGAGCCTATTCTACGGCGACCCGAGACAATTTGTGAACCGCTGTAAACTGGCGGCCTATGCTGAT
The nucleotide sequence above comes from Castellaniella sp.. Encoded proteins:
- a CDS encoding MFS transporter, translating into MTSSSLSRPSSDYRPDPGRWRILVILLTTIFMSLIGVSIVNVALPSIHTALQASQADMQWVLSGYALTFGVVLVAAGRAGDLMGRGGLFLIGVALFTLSSIAAGLAPDATWLNGARFVQGVGSGLLNPQGLGMIQHYFRGAERGRAFGYLGTVVGFSVAIGPVLGGLLIEIGGLELGWRLTFLVNVPIGLVVIFLGFKWFPRPLIQLPRQRPAPARIQAIENNQATDMAGAPDSQAAARLGWRSLDPIGSLLLGLAVLSVLYPFVESRSSPLTWLLLPLGLLLTLSWVRWERHTANQGGSPMVNLQIFSTASFSNGVLIMALYFLGMTSIWVLVALYVQEGLGMTALQSGMFGVPAALLSSWAANWAGRRVMTYGRKIVIGGLLLALIGLMLSILVIFLEAQGRISAWWLLLTLSFIGLAQGAVISPNQTLTLMDVPLDYAGSSGAIMQTGQRIGTSVGIAMITAAVFWSLNSASWPIATMVGFGVIIAVVLVALLVAIQDQRIRQCRITGVIPD
- the trxA gene encoding thioredoxin, which codes for MSIIELTQDTFQEATKAEKPLIIDLWAPWCGPCRQFAPTFEAAAEKHPDVTFAKINTEEQQELASALRIRSIPTLMVFRENVLLFQQAGALAASQLEELITQIKDVDMTQVHAQIAEQEKASSTSH
- a CDS encoding IS5 family transposase: MSQLSFSDAEFAGKRKVTRREKFLAQMERAVPWKVFADLVEPHYPKAGNGRRPYPLEVMLRIHFMQQWFNLSDPAMEEALYDSTSIRNFAKLSLTRGSIPDETTILNFRHLLEKHDIAADALEAVNLLLADQGITVRKGTIIDATIIEAPSSTKNAAGARDPEMHQTKKGNQWHFGMKAHIGVDMTGLVHTVVGTAANVHDVTQAHALLHGEEELVLGDAGYRGVQDREENQSRNVQWHIAMRPGKRRALGKSNMGRMLESYERAKASLRSRVEHPFRVIKCQFGFTKVRYRGLAKNTAQLKMLFTLANLWKVRHHLMATAG